The nucleotide window GTGGCGGCCGCGTGCGTCATCATGTAGGTGTAGAAGCTGGGGTCGGCCGGGTGCGGCCACGACATAGCCAGGCGCTGCCGCTTGTCCTTCATGCGCCGGTTCTGGAACCACACCTGAAGGGAGAGCCGCACCGCGGCCCGAGTTAGGGAGTGCCCTGAGgcctcagccccctccctgggcctctgcaCCCTTCTCGGACCTCCGAAAGGCCTGACCTACTCCCCTTCCACCCGACCCAGTTTGGAGACCCCCTATTCTCCCAGCTGGCAGTGAGGGAGGCAGTGGGAACAGGAGTGGGCACACCTTCCTCAGCAAAAATAATCTGCTCTGTGTCCGACTCCTGCGGCTCCTGTTCCCTTACTCTCCGCTGCGTTTTACGGTTCCCAACGCaaccttccctctctttcccgcCACACACTGGTGCCCAGCCTTGCTGAGCACCGGTCTCTCAATCCCAGGATTTGCACGGATTCTAGGCCACCGTTGAAGAGGGGCTACCGCGGCAGCTTTCATAAAAGGTCGCCGCTCGAGGTCTTGAGTCCTCTGAGCTGCAAGGGCCTGCCCCAAGGGCACGGGTACGATTTTGATACTGAAGGGATGATTTTTGTTGGAATCGTTTGCCTCAAGTGAGTGGCGGGAACAACATCCTCTTAAACTGGGAAAGGGACTGTTATACCCCTCCCAAGACAGTGTAATGAAGACATCACTCGTCACAACTCTAAATTAAAGAAAGCCCGATCAAACCAAAGGGAGACTTCCACAACCTCCCTTATCCGTTGGagcttcctctttgctttttctagagTGTGAGATCCTCCGCCAAGCGTTCGCCAAATCGCCCAACCTCCCAGCTATCGCTCCCAGgttaataaaattaatcacttaGAGATATATAAGTAAGGACAATTTCGTTGTAGTCTCCCTTCCCCAGGAGGTTGCTTTTTTCCTGCTGCCCAGGAGAAAAAATGTTTAGGAAACTACTTTCTGAACCCAAtcgatttttaaaatacagtattccTTCCTCCATGTTGTAACGatttatgtggaaaataaatCTCCAAGATCAAGAGCAGATGAAAAGTTTCACCTAGGGTTCGTGCCAGAGGAACAAAGACCAGCCGGCTTTGCCGCCGAGGGGAAAGTGGGGCCATGGACAtgggctaggggcacctgggcaggcGGCTGGGCAAAATTGAACAGAGGCCAATGCTTCCGGCATCAGCTCCGCCATTCCCCGGGCTTCCCAGGTCAGCCAGGCCGGCCAACCCTTCGGATGCGGCAGCTGAGAAACAAATATACCAATTCCGTTGGTGACTCTACCCCGCAGATTTTCAGGCCCTCAGCTAAATGTGGCCacccaggaaagagaaaggagaaacaaaaaccaacccagacacacacacacacacacacacacacaccccggggAGTCTAGAAAAGGCGCGTGCTGGAATCGATACCTTGATGGTGGTTTCGGGCAGGTTGAGCGCAGCGGCCAGCTCACACCGGCGGGGCCGCGACACATAGTTCTCCCTGTAGAACTCTTTCTCCAGGCGGGCGATCTGTTCGCGGGTGAACGCCGTGCGGTAGCGCCGCACCTGATCCGCGCCAGAGCCGGAGCCGCCCAGCGacgcgcccccgccgccgccgccgccgccgccgccgctgccgccgcctccATGCAGGCTGCCAAGGCCGGAGCCCGACGCAGACGTCGTGGTGCCCGCGGCGGAGCCGCTCTCCGAGTACCCTGGCAAACAAACGGCCGACAGCGCGAGAGTCACTGTAGGGCCGAGATCTCCGCGCTGGAGCTGAGCGCGGATGGGGGAAGCCGGGAGAGAAAGGCAAGAAGCTGCCTGAATTGATGGGGTCTGTCATGCTTACAAATTGCTGCCTTGAATGGAATCAATAAAGTTTGGGGAACCCTTCTTAACCAAATAATAGGAACTCAAttaggaagtttctttttttcttaataattagaAATTTTCAACTCAGGAAGAAGAGTGGCCAAGGGAAAATGCCTACATCTAGGCGTAGTTTGGTAAACTCTAGGTTTACCTTGGTCAGGAGATGGCAGGGCAGCTTTCTGCAGGGTTTCCAACCATTCTTTGATGGTCTTTTGGgtttggttaaaaatatttttagaattcaaAAGACAGCAGCAGCTCAAACCGGAACCATTAGGGGGTGGACTCTACTTTTCAACTCTTTCTCCCGCTGACCCAAGCGGGTCTCCCAGAGGCGCCCGGCGAGGCTCCCTCCGACTTACTCAGGATGCCCCCTCCACTCGGCCTTGGGGAATCAGGGGCAAGGGGGGTTCAGAGCAGCTACCCGGGGCACCCTTCCCTTAGCGCGACTCAGCGGTTTGCTAGAGGTCGGCCAGCTCGCATGGGCTTTTAGACCAGCCCGAAGGAACATTTTCACAGACTCGGGCgaaggcgggcgggcgggcgggcgggcctgGAACCTCCCAGGCCTGCGCCTCGCTGGGAGGCTCAAGGAGCAGAGCAGGAGGGCAAGGTTCCCAGCATGCGTCCCGCCCCCGCTCGAGCCCGCTGGGTGCAGCTTGCCTGCGGAGGGTCGGTTAGGGGCAAAGGCAGTAGGACGGACCAGCAGGGGCCGCGGAAGAACCGGGAGGATAGGACTAGAGAGCGCGGCAAGGGCGGCGCGGTTACCTTTGCCATTGTTTTCCTTGAGCGGCGCGGCAGCAAGGCCGCCAGGGGAGCGCAGCGCCGAGCAGCCCACCTCCACGTCGCTGCTCATGTCCGCCTCGGCGGCCGCCTCTGAATAATGACCCGGCTTTTTACGGCCTTCGGCGGCGGACGAGATTTCGGAGGAGACGGTGCTTTCGCTGCCCGGGTGCTGCAGGTTGAACAAAGTGTCTATTTCGAATTTGCCCTTGGCAGGGAGGTCTCCCAGAGCGCCGTGCAGGGGGGCGGACGGCAGGCGCGGGCTGAGGCGAGCCGGGTGCTGCGAATTTTCCAGGGCCTCGAGCACAGCATTGCCAGCCGAATCGGATAAATTGGAGAACCGCTTGCCGGTCGTGGGGCTGTGCAGCCCCCTCTCCATCAGAATCatctcttttcttattctttccatcATCTCAGCTTTCTAAAAAATGTCACAGTGGCCCGGCTGTCCCGTCCTAATGATGGGCTGCGCCTAGGGCTAATTCTCATTCAGCCCCAGCGAGCGCCTCTAAATATTATTATCTCTTTTGGAGGGAGGCGGAAAAATTGTGGGATGCCAGAGCGAGGGAATGACTGGTCAAAATGACCCATACATCCTTCCGAGCCCGAGATGTCATTCATCAAAAAGTAGCGCTCGCTCGTCATTAAGGTACGAATGACGCCGTTCGAATAATCATTTATTGTAACAGgtttataagcaaataaatacacGCTCCTGTCAGTGGGTAATGAAGGCAGCTTCGGAGCAGACAAATAGATCCAGGTAGGAGGCGAGAAGAGACAAGAAGTGAGGAGGGAGGCTCCGGTCCTTTGCCCGCTCAGAGCCGGTTCTGTTCGCCCGGGGGTTTGGCCTCGGGGGTGAAATTGACAGTCTGATTAATAGAGCGCGCCGCGGCACATTTCCCCCTTCATTTAGGGGCATCATTACGCTCTCAGTTTGCTGGGTTGCCCCTTAGGTCCTAATCATGCAGCGCCTTCCTCATTTTTCCTCGGACACAGATACGTGTTAAATAATAGATAATGCTTTGATTTTCCAGAGTAGATCGtcgggaaggtttttttttttttttttttaacatttacaagCGGGAGGGGGTAAGGGAGGGGACAAGAGGGAGGATGTAGAAGAGTTGCGTAAGGAGAAGACCTTGCGCTCCTGTCTGGATTACTTATCTTTCGAATTTTAgaatcaaatatgtattttatttaacaaataggatgcctaattttctctctccccactgcttcGCCTCAGCGTGGCtgttctcctcccaccccagctgagagagagagagagagagagactgagagagagacagagaaagggaaaggaaatatcATAGAGTTTTGAAAGCACTTTAGTGCTACGTGGCTGGGGAGGTGCGTTGGGCCCGCGCCTCCAAACGGAAATCATTAGGTCCTCTCTGATTTTTTAACACCGTTTGCAGAGTGAGTACTGAACTTGAAGTCCTgggttttttacttttataacccTGCTGATGGATAGGCTTCTCGCCTACGCATTTTCCCTGGGGGAAATGAACTCGGCTGGACGATTTCATAGTAGAATTCGACAGCTAACTTTAAACACAGTCGCGATTTACAACGCCATATGGGCCGCCCCAGATCCACTTTTTGCGTTGCCaactttccccctccctcctcaaatCGAATTATTTGTGGCAAAGTTGCCGAATTTCTAGgtcaaaggaggaaagaagggacttAGCCTCCTTCCCCTACCATCCCGCTATCCTTCCTTCTCCactgctctttcttctctccttcctctcctcccccaaccagGCCTCTTACCTGTGGCCCTGAGTATTCCCGGTGCTGAGCCTGGGCGCGGAGAGTCGCGGACCAGCCTTGCTGCTGCTTCTTGCGGCCTGAGCTTGGCGGCTGAGCCTCTTGGCGATAACTTTGATGGTCATAATGACGCCGGTGGCAACCATTTTAACGAAGATCAATCTTCACTCAAGGCCGTTGCACATCTCCTCCTGCGCTTGCGCCCCACCCTGTCCGGACCCCCAATGCGTGCGGGTCTGCCAGCCAGCAGCAAAAGAGGAGAATCCGCGGCCACAGGCGGGAACGAGAAGATAGGGACAGGACACAGAGGTCGCCTGCAAGCTTCCGAAGCGGCCGAGAGACCCTGGCAATCTGGGCGCCCGGCGCGGGTCTTGCATCCTCGCCTCGGCGCCAATTCAGACCCCAACCCAGCCCCCCTTCTTCCTCCGTGCCGCCACACCCAGCACATTGGGGTGTGTTAGGGGCAAACCCAGAATCTCTTTGCCCATCTCTCCGTTGGCGCTTTCCTTTTAACCTTGAACCCGTTGGGGGCGCGTCAGGAATGTAAGGGGAGACGAggtgttaaatatatttatatacatttatacacatagTCAATGCCAAAAGTTTCTCTCCTGTTCCCCTCGGCGCCAACTTACTTCAACAACGCGAGCTTTGCTTAGAAAATCAATTCCACCTCTTTAGGTAATAAACGGAATTCTCCCCCAAGGTGAGAAATGGAAAGCTGGATAGGCATGCGGTGGCTacagagttggggggtggggggcgcggagCGGGCGTTGGGAACCCAGAACATGACTTGACTTAGCGTCCGCCTCCCACCCTATCCTCGAGGCCACACGACTCCGAGCACTATGACCCCTCCTCGAGCCGGCTTTCTGGCCATTAACGCGGTCAAAGATTAGTCTTGTGGAcacccccacctctccttccTTGCTCCACAGTCCAGGCCCCCAGTTCTGCCACCTCTGGTAGGGTGCTCCTGGCAAAAAGAAGTCGCTGTCCCAGGAACCTGGGAAGGGTACCCTCTCCCTAGTCCCACTTGCTTAGGGAAATGAATGGGACATTTCGGTCCAGGCTTGGGTCCGTGGGTGGCCAAggccctggtgggggtggggggtgggggtgtgatcTGCGGAGGCGCGACCCGGGCGGAAGTCGCAGATGCCTTTATTGCTGTCGTTTGGCGCCCCCGTCTGTTTTATTCGCGGTTTCGGCAGCTGCGAGCTGCTTTCAATCGCAGAAGCCAccgctgggggctggggtgcggACGGCAACCCCTTCCTCCTTCGCTCAaggcttcctcccttcctctgggaCCTCACGCCTCTGGTCCCAAAGCCTTCGCCAAACCGGACCTCAGGCTGTTGAAAAGGTAAAACACCGTTTCTAGGCGACACCTTCATTCATTAGTGGGTTTGAAAACTATTTTGcaccttttaaataaaagtaatatttatattctagCACGTTTATTATAAAAGGTACACTGGAGACCATGTCAGAGAAACTATTCACAGTAAAAGACACATAATTTTCCCCCTAAACCGTGTTTAGCAATGTTTCACGGGAGACAGTGAGCACTCCGTTACAATATTTAATGTTCCTTAATTTATTTAGATTCCATACCTACTAGTATAGTAATATTGGGCAATTTATTTATAGCTTTTACACTAAAATTACACGtgctttttacatatattatctcctcTAAAGTTCACAGCAACTCTCCAGATCCACTCTATTACCCTTTTACTGAGATGAGAAACTTTCCACACAGAGAGGTTGAAGGACTTGCTGATTTAAACTTTTCTCTGATAATATCCAAGTTATATATCCAAGTTTAAAAGCTTTGGGGCAGcatttttggttgattttttttttcattttacatatttcttctttaaatacagGCCCACCTCAAAAACATTGAGCGTGTATAGAGGGTAGTGAGAAGATTAACATTTGTTGATGTTTGTTAATGAAATGCCCAAACCTTGGACCTCTCTCCAGATTGCAGGGGTTGAAACTGAGAATGGGCCTCTCAAGTGTTCCTAGTTTTTAGACGTAGAGTCCGGGCTATATCAAGGCCTTCTACCTACTACCAAGGTACAGGACTCACTCAATAAAACAAGACAGGAATCCAACCCATGCCCCCGTGGTTTGGCAAGAATTTTTAAGGTGCattgggggcggggtggaggggggagaggagggcctGGGAAGGGCTTTCTCCAAATGGACTGGAAAAGCACTTTTTGGTGGAAAGAAGGAATTACATGAAAGAGgtctaatttttgtgtgtgtgttaggctTCCAgactaaatatttgtttcttgagCAGCAGCAGGTCCTCCGAGGTGAAGTGGTAAACACTTTTGGCCTTCGACTGAAGGTAATAAAAATTTGTCCAGGCTTCCCGAAGGGAGGGCGCCGGTAAAATCGGAGTTGTAACGGGAGCCCTGCGTCCGCCCGGGCCTGGCTTCGGTCTTCCGCACGGTAAGCTCCCGGCCAAGAGGGCCCAAAATTCGCGGGCCCGCATAGGGACGCAAGCTCGTTCGGGGACTGGGACCGCCTGGGTGTGGTGGGACCTCAGAACCGCTAAAGCCTGGGCTTCGAACCACTGGTacattttcttttgggtaaatgcaGTCCCCACGGCTTAAGGCTTGGAGGTTTCGGTTTATAAGGGAAGGAACCTCGGCTTCGGCGACTCCAGGCCAGAATCCTTACTGGCAACTTTTTGCTGCCATCCCTCGGCAGGTCGTCCTCACGTTGTCTCTTATAGGTCTCTCTGGCTGCTTCTGGTTGTCCTCTTCCCGCTACAATTGCGCACCCTACCAGGGATGACCAGGGAGTGGAGGCAGGGTACTTTCTCCCTGGACTCTGGGGCTGGCCGCCTGAAGCTTGTGCGCCCTCGGACGCGACAGGAAAACTTGCAGGGACATCTAGCGCCAGGCCTGAGGAACTGCGAGCTGCCGGGCCGGGAAACTAAGCCTGAccacttgcccctccccctccctccctgcgcGCCCCCCTCCCACCTTCGTAGTTAGGCATTTCCCTAACCTTCATCCCTTCTCCCTGCTGGTGACCACACGTGGATTCCTCATAGAGACCGCGGGCTCTGCgtaatggacacacacacacacacatacacacacacacacacacagagacgatggggagaaggagagtgaaacatttattttctttcatctccaaAGGCCCACAGAGTGAGCACTTACAGGACTTTAGTTAACAATGACATTGCTAGAGAAGCGTATCCTGAGAACAATCCCACACCTTGAGAtacaggacaaaacagaagaagatTGCAGTCCCAGCTTTTGTATTGTGGAAAAAAGCAGCAAGTCACCAGTATCCTCGAGCTCTGGGCCCACCCTCCGATGCCCTCTTCTCCGGGAGATTAGTG belongs to Panthera tigris isolate Pti1 chromosome C1, P.tigris_Pti1_mat1.1, whole genome shotgun sequence and includes:
- the EVX2 gene encoding homeobox even-skipped homolog protein 2, with the protein product MMERIRKEMILMERGLHSPTTGKRFSNLSDSAGNAVLEALENSQHPARLSPRLPSAPLHGALGDLPAKGKFEIDTLFNLQHPGSESTVSSEISSAAEGRKKPGHYSEAAAEADMSSDVEVGCSALRSPGGLAAAPLKENNGKGYSESGSAAGTTTSASGSGLGSLHGGGGSGGGGGGGGGGASLGGSGSGADQVRRYRTAFTREQIARLEKEFYRENYVSRPRRCELAAALNLPETTIKVWFQNRRMKDKRQRLAMSWPHPADPSFYTYMMTHAAATGSLPYPFHSHVPLHYYPHVGVTAAAAAAAASGAAAAASSPFATSIRPLDTFRALSHPYSRPELLCSFRHPGLYQTPAAAAGLNSAASAAAAAAAAAAAASSAAAAGAPPSGGSAPCSCLSCHSSQSAAAAAAAAAAALGSRGGGGGGGGGGGGGAGAAGGSDFGCSAAAPRSESGFLPYSAAVLSKTAVSPPDQRDEAPLTR